Proteins from a genomic interval of Perognathus longimembris pacificus isolate PPM17 chromosome 14, ASM2315922v1, whole genome shotgun sequence:
- the Tmem251 gene encoding transmembrane protein 251 isoform X1, translating into MPKPPDYSELSDSLTLAVGTGRFSGPLHRAWRMMNFRQRMGWIGVGLYLLASAAAFYYVFEINETYNRLALEHIQQHPEEPREGTTWTHSLKARLLSLPFWLWTVIFLIPYLQMFLFLYSCTRADPKTVGYCIIPICLAVICNRHQAFVKASNQISRLHLIDT; encoded by the exons ATGCCAAAGCCACCCGATTACTCAGAACTGAGTGACTCTTTAACGCTAGCCGTGGGAACAGGAAGATTTTCGGGACCGCT gcACAGAGCATGGAGAATGATGAACTTCCGTCAGCGGATGGGATGGATTGGAGTGGGACTCTATCTGTTAGCAAGTGCAGCAGCATTTTACTATGTTTTTGAAATCAATGAGACTTACAACAGACTGGCTTTGGAACACATTCAACAGCACCCGGAGGAGCCCCGGGAAGGAACTACATGGACACACTCCTTGAAAGCTCGGTTACTTTCTCTGCCTTTTTGGTTGTGGACAGTTATTTTCCTCATACCTTACTTacagatgtttttgtttctttattcttgTACAAGAGCTGACCCCAAAACTGTGGGCTACTGTATCATCCCCATATGCTTGGCAGTTATTTGCAATCGCCACCAGGCATTTGTCAAGGCTTCTAATCAGATCAGCAGACTCCACCTGATTGACACATGA
- the Tmem251 gene encoding transmembrane protein 251 isoform X2 — MMNFRQRMGWIGVGLYLLASAAAFYYVFEINETYNRLALEHIQQHPEEPREGTTWTHSLKARLLSLPFWLWTVIFLIPYLQMFLFLYSCTRADPKTVGYCIIPICLAVICNRHQAFVKASNQISRLHLIDT, encoded by the coding sequence ATGATGAACTTCCGTCAGCGGATGGGATGGATTGGAGTGGGACTCTATCTGTTAGCAAGTGCAGCAGCATTTTACTATGTTTTTGAAATCAATGAGACTTACAACAGACTGGCTTTGGAACACATTCAACAGCACCCGGAGGAGCCCCGGGAAGGAACTACATGGACACACTCCTTGAAAGCTCGGTTACTTTCTCTGCCTTTTTGGTTGTGGACAGTTATTTTCCTCATACCTTACTTacagatgtttttgtttctttattcttgTACAAGAGCTGACCCCAAAACTGTGGGCTACTGTATCATCCCCATATGCTTGGCAGTTATTTGCAATCGCCACCAGGCATTTGTCAAGGCTTCTAATCAGATCAGCAGACTCCACCTGATTGACACATGA
- the Gon7 gene encoding EKC/KEOPS complex subunit GON7, translating into MELVGEYVGPDGEPRPLRVSCETSGDADPLQSLLSGVAQMKELVAEFFGSLGQREAPGRVGATPDDALDGDDEDDAEDENNIVKRSNSDGPSAKRSKPPS; encoded by the exons ATGGAGCTGGTCGGGGAGTACGTAGGCCCTGACGGGGAGCCTCGGCCCCTACGGGTGTCCTGCGAGACGTCAGGTGACGCCGACCCTCTCCAGAGCCTGTTGTCGGGCGTAGCCCAGATGAAGGAGCTGGTCGCCGAGTTCTTTGGTTCCCTGGGACAGCGGGAGGCGCCGGGCCGAGTGGGGGCGACCCCGGACGACGCGTTGGACG gtgatgatgaagatgatgcaGAAGATGAAAATAACATTGTTAAGAGAAGTAACTCAGACGGACCATCTGCAAAACGATCCAAACCACCATCTTAG
- the Ubr7 gene encoding putative E3 ubiquitin-protein ligase UBR7: protein MAGAEGPAGRPSELEPVVSLVDVLEEDEELENEACAVLGGSDSERCSYSQGSVKRQALYACSTCTPEGEEPAGICLACSYECHGSHKLFELYTKRNFRCDCGNSKFKNLECKLFPDKAKVNSGNKYNDNFFGLYCTCKRPYPDPEDEVPDEMIQCIVCEDWFHGRHLGAAPPESGDFQEMVCQGCMKQCSFLWAYAAHLAVMKISPEDDGLVLNVDGIGDQEVVKHDNGSCQDTTLKDDVPEHGKDAVKEVKAEQNNEPHASSSLESDLQTVFKNQSLNTESPSGCRFQELKAKQFVKKDTATYWPLNWRSKLCTCQGCMKMYGDLDVLFLTDEYDTVLAYENKGKIAQATERRDPLMDTLNSMNRVQQVELISEYNDLKTELKDYLKRFADEGTVVKREDIQQFFEEFQSKKRRRVDGMQYYCS from the exons ATGGCCGGAGCGGAGGGCCCCGCCGGGCGTCCATCGGAGCTGGAGCCCGTGGTATCGTTGGTGGACGTactggaggaggacgaggagctGGAGAACGAGGCGTGCGCTGTCCTGGGCGGCAGCGACTCGGAGAGATGTTCCTACTCGCAG GGCTCAGTAAAGAGACAAGCTTTGTACGCCTGTAGTACCTGCACCCCAGAAGGAGAAGAACCAGCAGGAATTTGTCTGGCTTGTAGTTATGAATGCCATGGAAGTCACAAACTGTTTGAACTATACACAAAAAG aaattttcgTTGTGATTGTGGAAACAGCAAATTTAAAAATCTGGAATGCAAATTATTTCCT GACAAGGCAAAGGTAAATTCTGGTAATAAGTACAATGACAACTTTTTTGGACTGTATTGCACTTGCAAGAGACCTTATCCAGATCCTGAAGATGAG GTTCCTGATGAGATGATTCAATGTATAGTTTGTGAAGACTGGTTCCATGGAAGG CATCTTGGTGCTGCTCCCCCTGAGAGTGGAGATTTCCAGGAGATGGTGTGCCAGGGTTGTATGAAACAGTGTTCTTTCTTGTGGGCCTATGCAGCACACTTGGCAG TAATGAAAATATCTCCTGAGGATGATGGGTTGGTGCTGAATGTTGACGGAATAGGTGATCAGGAAGTTGTCAAGCATGATAATGGTAGTTGTCAAGATACTACCCTCAAAGATGATGTTCCCGAACATGGAAAAGATGCTGTCAAGGAAGTTAAAGCAGAGCAGAATAATGAGCCTCATGCGAGCTCTAGTTTGGAATCTGATCTCCAG ACTGTGTTTAAGAATCAAAGCCTGAACACAGAATCACCATCTGGCTGCAGATTTCAGGAGCTCAAAGCTAAGCAGTTTGTAAAGAAAGACACTGCCACCTATTGGCCCCTGAACTGGCGCAGCAAGTTGTGCACCTGCCAAGGCTGTATG aaaATGTATGGAGACCTGGATGTCCTCTTCCTGACAGATGAATATGACACCGTTTTGGCTTACGAAAACAAGGGCAAGATTGCCCAGGCCACTGAGAGAAGGGACCCGTTAATGGACACTCTGAATAGCATGAATAGAGTCCAGCAGGTGGAGCTCATTTCTG AATATAATGACTTGAAGACTGAACTTAAAGACTATCTGAAGAGATTCGCTGATGAAGGCACG GTTGTTAAGAGAGAGGACATTCAGCAGTTCTTCGAAGAATTTCAGTCAAAAAAGAGGAGAAGAGTGGATGGGATGCAGTATTATTGCAGCTAG